ACCCCGCCCGCACCGACCAGTCCCACCCGCATCCGACCGCCCCTCACCGTGACCTCGACACCCGCGCGGAGCACTCCCCCGGCCGGTGTCCCGGCAAACGCGACCGGGGGCGCAACGTGACGTTCATCCGCTTGATCACGAGAGTGGGCAGGATCCGGTTAGCGCGGGTCCGGAACCGGGAAAACAGGAACCCGCGATTCCGCCACTGATGGGGGTGCCCGTGCGGGAATCAGATTCGACCGTCTCACCTGTGGTGGAGGCGTGGGCCACGTACCGGACCAGCACGGCCGACGACTGGCCGGCCCGCCGGCTGGTGCGGGCCAAGGGCACCAGCCGGGTCAGCGTGGTGCTGCCGGCGCGCAACGAGGAGGCGACGGTCGGCGCGATCGTGTCGACCATCCGCGAGCACCTGATGGACCGGGTGCCGCTCGTCGACGAGCTGATCGTGGTCGACTCCCGGTCCACCGACCGGACCGCCCAGGTGGCCCGCGCGGCCGGCGCCGAGGTGGTCGGCCAGGACGCGATGACCCGCGGGTTGCCGCGGCTGACCGGCAAGGGTGACGCGCTCTGGGCCGGCCTGGCCGCGGCCGAGGGGGACGTGGTCGCGTTCGTCGACGCCGACCTGCGCGAGTTCCGGCCGCACTTCGTCACCGGCCTGCTCGGGCCGTTGCTCACCGACCCGGGCGTCGAGTTCGTCAAGGGCTTCTACCACCGGCCGCTCGTCGGCGCGACGAGCGTGGAACCCGACGGCGGCGGCCGGGTGACGGAGTTGATGGCCCGCCCGCTGCTCAACCTGTTCTGGCCGGATCTGGCCGGTTTCGTGCAGCCGCTGGCCGGCGAGTACGCGGGCCGCCGCGCGGTGCTGGAGCGGGTGCCGTTCGTCACCGGGTACGGCGTCGAGACGGCGATGCTCATCGACCTGCTGGAACTGGTCGGACTGGACGCCCTGGCCCAGGTCGACCTGGGCGAGCGCAAGCACCGGCACCAGGACACCGCCGCGCTGGGCCGGATGTCCGCGCAGATCATGCTGACCGCCTGGTCCCGGCTCCAGCGACGCGGCTGGGCGGCCACCGGCACGGCGCCGACCCCGCTGCTGACCCAGTTCCGCCGGGGTGGTTCCGACACGCTGCCCCACCTGGACCGGGAGATCGTCGTCACCGACGTCTCGGTCGAGGAACGCCCGCCGCTGGCGCAGCTGCGCCACCGGGTGCCCCGCCGGCGCGTGCCCGCGTGACCGCGACGTCCGAGCGAGGAAGAGGCGGCGCATGACGCTCACCGTGCTGATGAACGCCGGTCCGTGGCTGTCCGTGCCGCCGCCGGGCTACGGCGGGATCGAGAACGTGGTCGCCACGCTGGTGCCGGAGCTGCGGCGCCTCGGCGTGCGGGTGGTGCTCGCCTCGGTGGAGAGCAGCACGCTGCCGGTGGACGAGCGGATCGCGGTCTTCCCGGACGGGCAGTTCCACGCGTTGCAGCGGCCGTACAACCAGGTCTGCGGCGTCTCCCAGGCGCACCTGGCCGCCGTGGTGCGGGCGCTGCACGTCCGCGACGACATCGACCTGGTGCACGACCACGTGGAGGCGGTCGGGCTGGCCACCCTCACCGCGATGGGACCGGACGCGCCGCCGGTGCTGCACACGCTGCACTGGGACCTGGCCAAGCACCCGGAGCTGTACGGCAACCTGGACGGCGGCGACCGGGTCCGGGTCAACGGGGTGTCCGCGTCGCAGCTGGCCCGCGCGCCCCGCGCGCTGCGGGAGCACTCGGTCGGCCACGTGCACCTGGCCACCCCGCTCGCCGTCGACGCGGACCGCCGCCCGGCGGTCGACAAGGGCGACCACGTGGTGATCCTCGGCCGGATCAACCCGGGCAAGGGGCAGGATCTGGGGGCCCGGCTGGCCCGGGAGGTCGGCTTCCCGCTGGTGCTGGCCGGGCCGGTCGGCCCGTACCACCGGCCGGCGGACCTGGCCGCGGCCGGCGACGAGGCGCGGCAGAACCCGGACGTGCGGTTCTTCCACGACCACGTCGCGCCGTACGTCGACGGCGACCTGGTGCGCTGGGTCGGCACGGTGGCCGGGCCGGAGCGCGACGACCTGGTCGCGTCCGCGCGGGCGTCGCTGTTCCCGCTGCGCTGGGAGGAGCCGGGCGGCACGGCGGTGGTCGAGTCGCTGTCCCTGGGCACCCCGGTGGTGGCCACCGCCCGCGGTTGCCTGCCGGAGCTGATCGAGCACGGCCGCACCGGCCTGCTCGCCGCCGACGAGGAGGAGCTGGGCGACCTGGTGCTCGCCGCCGGCCTGCTGGCGGCCGGCGAGTGCCGGCGCGAGGCGGCCGGGCGGTTCACCCCGGCCCGGATGGCGCAGCGGTACGTCGAGCTGTACGACCGGGTCCGCCAGGGCGCCACGAAGCCGTTGCAGCCCGCCTGAGACCCGCGCGTCGCCGTCACCGGTCCGGTCGGCCTCGCGCCTCCGGGCCGGCGCGGATCCGGGCCGCTCCGCGTCGCGCTCGGGGTCCCCGGCGCGCGGCCCGCACCTGTCGCAGGTGGGCTGGCAACGGGGCTGACCTGCGACGGAGGACTCCGGAGCCCCCGGTTTCGGTGGTCCGGGGCGCGGGTACGTCGGTAGTCCTCCGACGAGTTGGAAACGAGGGCCCGATGTCGACCCGGATCAGGTGCGAGGTCCGCGACGAGTCCCCGGTCACGGTCGTACGGCTGGCCGGCGCGCTCGACCTGGGCACGACGCGTTCCGTGCACGAGGTGCTGGACCGCTGCCTCTCCGCGCAGCCGGACGCGCTCGTGGTCGACCTGGAGAAGCTCGACGTCCTCGACCCGCTCGCGTTGTCCGTCTTCGCGGCGGCCTGCCGGCGGGCCGCGGACTGGCCGGCCGTGCCGCTTGTGCTCTCCGCCCCGCCGTCGGCGGCGGCCCGGTTGAAAGAGACGATCGCCTGCCGGGTGGTGCCGGTGCGCCGGGACTGCACCGAGGCGACCGCGCTGGCCGGCACGGCCGCGTCGCCGCGGTTGCGGGCCCGGTTCGAGCCGGTCGCCGGGGCCTGCCGGCGGGCCCGGGAGCTGGTCACCGAGGCGTGCGGCAGATGGAACGTGCCGGAGCTGGCCGGGCCGGCCGCGCTGGTGCTCAGCGAACTGGTCGGCAACGTGGTCCGGCATGCCGGCACGCCGATGCAGGTCACGCTCACGCTGCGCCGGCCGTACCTGCGGGTGGCGGTGATGGACGGCAGCCCGGCCGACGCGCGGGCGGCGGCCGGCAACGACCCGTCGGCCGAGGGGGGCCGCGGGTTGATGCTGGTGCGGGAGCTGACCCAGCGGTGGGGCAGCACGCCGGTCGGCGCCGGCAAGGTCGTCTGGGCCATGCTCCCGGCGAACTGACCGAATTCTCCGCTCTCGCCTGGTTTCATGGGCAGCGGGGTCGGGTACGCGCGCCCGTCCTGTCTGTCGTCATACGGGGTGAGATGCCATGCCCAAGCGGGTAGTCACGGATCCGGCACGAGACCGAGGGCCCGCGATCCTCGCGCCGGCCCGGTTCGGGGGGTATCCCGGCCCGGTCCGGGAGGCTACGAAGGGCAACTCGCTGTGGCGGTTGCTGCGGACCACCGACGCCAAGCTGATCGGCCTGCTCTACCTGGGCACGTCGTTCCTGTTCTTCCTGGTCGGCGGCGTGCTGGCGCTGGTGCTGCGGGCCGAGCTGGCCCGGCCGGGGATGCAGTTCCTCTCGCCCGAGCAGTACAACCAGATGTTCACCATGCACGGCACGATCATGCTGCTGCTGTTCGCCACCCCGCTGGTCTTCGCGTTCGGCAACTACATCGTGCCGCTGCAGATCGGGGCGCCGGACGTGGCGTTCCCCCGGCTCAACGCGTTCGCCTACTGGTTGTACCTGTTCGGCGGCACGATGGTGGTGGCCGCCTTCGT
The genomic region above belongs to Micromonospora sp. WMMD1128 and contains:
- a CDS encoding glycosyltransferase, giving the protein MTLTVLMNAGPWLSVPPPGYGGIENVVATLVPELRRLGVRVVLASVESSTLPVDERIAVFPDGQFHALQRPYNQVCGVSQAHLAAVVRALHVRDDIDLVHDHVEAVGLATLTAMGPDAPPVLHTLHWDLAKHPELYGNLDGGDRVRVNGVSASQLARAPRALREHSVGHVHLATPLAVDADRRPAVDKGDHVVILGRINPGKGQDLGARLAREVGFPLVLAGPVGPYHRPADLAAAGDEARQNPDVRFFHDHVAPYVDGDLVRWVGTVAGPERDDLVASARASLFPLRWEEPGGTAVVESLSLGTPVVATARGCLPELIEHGRTGLLAADEEELGDLVLAAGLLAAGECRREAAGRFTPARMAQRYVELYDRVRQGATKPLQPA
- a CDS encoding ATP-binding protein; amino-acid sequence: MSTRIRCEVRDESPVTVVRLAGALDLGTTRSVHEVLDRCLSAQPDALVVDLEKLDVLDPLALSVFAAACRRAADWPAVPLVLSAPPSAAARLKETIACRVVPVRRDCTEATALAGTAASPRLRARFEPVAGACRRARELVTEACGRWNVPELAGPAALVLSELVGNVVRHAGTPMQVTLTLRRPYLRVAVMDGSPADARAAAGNDPSAEGGRGLMLVRELTQRWGSTPVGAGKVVWAMLPAN
- a CDS encoding glucosyl-3-phosphoglycerate synthase; protein product: MRESDSTVSPVVEAWATYRTSTADDWPARRLVRAKGTSRVSVVLPARNEEATVGAIVSTIREHLMDRVPLVDELIVVDSRSTDRTAQVARAAGAEVVGQDAMTRGLPRLTGKGDALWAGLAAAEGDVVAFVDADLREFRPHFVTGLLGPLLTDPGVEFVKGFYHRPLVGATSVEPDGGGRVTELMARPLLNLFWPDLAGFVQPLAGEYAGRRAVLERVPFVTGYGVETAMLIDLLELVGLDALAQVDLGERKHRHQDTAALGRMSAQIMLTAWSRLQRRGWAATGTAPTPLLTQFRRGGSDTLPHLDREIVVTDVSVEERPPLAQLRHRVPRRRVPA